A region from the Pseudomonas cucumis genome encodes:
- the tusC gene encoding sulfurtransferase complex subunit TusC: MAKSLLIISRQAPWSGPNAREALDIVLAGGAFDLPIGLLFLDDGVFQLAAKQDAKALQQKDLSANLQALPMFGVEELFVCGESAAARGLDPKGLSLEEARVLAAQEITALIDRYDQVITL, translated from the coding sequence ATGGCTAAATCCTTGCTGATTATCAGCCGTCAGGCGCCGTGGTCCGGTCCGAATGCGCGGGAAGCGCTGGACATCGTGCTGGCCGGCGGTGCCTTCGATCTGCCGATCGGCCTGCTGTTTCTCGATGACGGCGTGTTCCAGCTCGCCGCAAAACAGGACGCCAAAGCCCTGCAACAGAAAGACCTGAGCGCCAACCTGCAAGCGCTGCCGATGTTTGGTGTCGAAGAGCTGTTCGTGTGCGGTGAAAGCGCCGCGGCCCGTGGTCTGGACCCAAAAGGCCTGTCGCTTGAAGAAGCCCGGGTGTTGGCCGCCCAGGAAATCACCGCCCTTATTGACCGTTACGACCAGGTGATCACCCTCTGA
- a CDS encoding glutathione S-transferase family protein: MGLLVEGRWQDQWYESSKDGAFQREQAQRRNWLTADGKPGPTGVGGFAAEAGRYHLYVSLACPWAHRTLILRKLKGLESLIDVSVVSWLMLENGWTFDKHLGSTGDKLDHFNFMHQRYTADTANYTGRVTVPVLWDKQTNRIVNNESAEIIRMFNSAFDELTGNDLDFYPAPLRTEIDALNERIYPAVNNGVYRAGFATSQQAYEEAFDELFGELDRLEQLLGANRYLTGEYLTEADIRLFTTMIRFDAVYFGHFKCNLRRIADYPNLSNWLREIYQWPGIAETVSFEHIKNHYYGSHKTINPTGIVPKGPAQDFTAAHDRARLSGKGVWRKAEF; the protein is encoded by the coding sequence ATGGGTTTGTTAGTCGAAGGCCGCTGGCAGGATCAGTGGTACGAAAGCAGCAAGGATGGCGCGTTTCAGCGCGAACAGGCGCAGCGTCGTAACTGGCTGACGGCCGATGGCAAGCCAGGCCCGACCGGCGTCGGTGGTTTTGCCGCCGAGGCTGGTCGCTATCATCTCTATGTGTCCCTCGCCTGCCCGTGGGCTCATCGCACTCTGATCCTGCGCAAACTGAAAGGTCTCGAAAGCCTGATCGATGTGTCGGTGGTCAGTTGGTTGATGCTGGAAAACGGCTGGACCTTTGACAAGCACCTCGGCTCGACCGGCGACAAGCTTGATCACTTCAATTTCATGCACCAGCGCTACACCGCCGACACCGCCAACTACACCGGCCGCGTCACTGTGCCGGTGCTCTGGGACAAGCAGACGAATCGCATCGTCAACAATGAGTCGGCGGAGATCATCCGCATGTTCAACAGCGCTTTTGATGAGTTGACCGGCAATGACCTTGATTTCTACCCGGCGCCATTGCGAACCGAGATCGATGCGCTGAACGAGCGGATTTATCCAGCAGTGAATAACGGCGTCTATCGCGCCGGGTTTGCTACGTCGCAGCAGGCTTATGAAGAAGCGTTCGATGAGTTGTTTGGCGAGCTGGATCGGCTGGAGCAATTGCTGGGCGCGAATCGGTACCTGACGGGTGAATACCTGACGGAAGCGGATATTCGGCTGTTCACGACAATGATTCGTTTCGATGCGGTGTACTTCGGACACTTCAAGTGCAACCTGCGACGGATTGCCGATTATCCGAATCTGTCGAACTGGCTACGGGAGATTTATCAGTGGCCGGGGATTGCCGAGACGGTGAGTTTTGAGCACATCAAGAATCACTACTACGGCAGCCACAAGACCATCAATCCGACCGGGATCGTGCCTAAAGGGCCAGCGCAGGATTTCACTGCGGCTCATGATCGGGCGCGGTTGAGTGGGAAAGGGGTTTGGCGCAAGGCCGAGTTCTGA
- the serS gene encoding serine--tRNA ligase, producing MLDSKLLRSNLQDVADRLASRGFALDVARIEALEEQRKTVQTRTEALQAERNARSKSIGQAKQRGEDIAPLMADVERMAGELSAGKVELDAIQTELDSILLGIPNLPHESVPIGDDEEGNVEVRRWGTPKAFDFPVQDHVALGEKFGWLDFETAAKLSGARFALLRGPIARLHRALAQFMINLHINEHGYEEAYTPYLVQAPALQGTGQLPKFEEDLFKISREGEADLYLIPTAEVSLTNIVAGEIVDSKLLPIKFVAHTPCFRSEAGASGRDTRGMIRQHQFDKVEMVQIVEPSTSMEALEGLTANAEKVLQLLELPYRTLALCTGDMGFSAVKTYDLEVWIPSQDKYREISSCSNCGDFQARRMQARFRNPETGKPELVHTLNGSGLAVGRTLVAVLENYQQADGSIRVPEVLKPYMGGLEVIG from the coding sequence ATGCTCGATTCCAAACTGTTACGTAGCAACCTTCAGGACGTAGCGGACCGCCTGGCATCCCGTGGCTTTGCCCTGGATGTTGCGCGCATCGAAGCGCTGGAAGAACAGCGCAAGACCGTCCAGACCCGCACCGAAGCATTGCAGGCTGAACGTAACGCGCGCTCCAAGTCCATCGGTCAGGCCAAGCAACGCGGCGAAGACATCGCGCCGTTGATGGCCGACGTCGAGCGCATGGCGGGTGAGTTGAGCGCCGGTAAAGTCGAGCTGGACGCGATTCAGACCGAGCTGGATTCGATCCTGCTGGGCATCCCGAACCTGCCGCACGAATCGGTGCCGATCGGCGATGACGAAGAAGGCAACGTTGAAGTGCGCCGCTGGGGCACGCCTAAAGCCTTCGATTTCCCGGTTCAGGACCACGTGGCCCTGGGCGAGAAGTTCGGCTGGCTGGACTTCGAAACCGCCGCCAAGCTGTCCGGCGCCCGTTTCGCCCTGCTGCGCGGCCCGATCGCTCGTCTGCACCGTGCACTGGCACAATTCATGATCAACCTGCACATCAACGAACACGGTTACGAGGAGGCTTACACCCCGTACCTGGTGCAGGCGCCTGCGTTGCAGGGCACCGGTCAGCTGCCGAAGTTCGAAGAAGACCTGTTCAAGATCAGCCGCGAAGGCGAAGCCGATCTGTACCTGATCCCGACCGCTGAAGTGTCGCTAACCAACATCGTCGCTGGCGAGATCGTCGATTCGAAACTGCTGCCGATCAAGTTCGTGGCACACACGCCATGCTTCCGCAGTGAGGCCGGCGCGTCGGGTCGCGACACTCGCGGCATGATCCGTCAGCACCAGTTCGACAAAGTCGAGATGGTCCAGATCGTTGAGCCGTCGACTTCGATGGAAGCGCTGGAAGGCCTGACCGCTAACGCTGAAAAAGTCCTGCAACTGCTGGAACTGCCATACCGCACCCTGGCGCTATGCACCGGCGACATGGGTTTCAGCGCGGTCAAGACCTACGACCTGGAAGTGTGGATTCCGAGCCAGGACAAATACCGCGAAATTTCGTCGTGCTCCAACTGCGGCGACTTCCAGGCCCGCCGCATGCAAGCGCGTTTCCGCAACCCGGAAACCGGCAAGCCTGAGCTGGTTCACACCCTGAACGGTTCCGGCCTGGCGGTCGGTCGTACCCTGGTGGCGGTGCTCGAGAACTACCAGCAGGCCGACGGTTCGATCCGTGTACCTGAGGTGCTCAAGCCGTACATGGGTGGCCTTGAGGTCATCGGCTAA
- the tusB gene encoding sulfurtransferase complex subunit TusB → MSTLHVLSHSPFGDDRLSSCLRVIGADDALLLSGDAAYALQPGTAPFSTLHARGLKLFVLAEDAQARALEVPDWAKAIDYPAFVELSIHYDKVNSWL, encoded by the coding sequence ATGTCGACTTTGCATGTGTTGTCTCATTCCCCTTTCGGCGACGACCGCCTGAGCAGTTGCCTGCGCGTGATCGGCGCCGACGATGCGTTGCTGCTAAGTGGCGATGCGGCCTATGCCTTGCAACCAGGCACCGCGCCATTTAGCACACTGCATGCTCGCGGCCTGAAACTGTTCGTATTGGCCGAAGATGCACAGGCCCGGGCTCTGGAAGTCCCGGACTGGGCCAAGGCCATCGATTACCCGGCCTTCGTCGAACTGTCGATTCACTACGACAAGGTCAACAGTTGGCTATGA
- a CDS encoding TusE/DsrC/DsvC family sulfur relay protein: MKSLTVGARAIELDKDGFLVELSDWSAEVAAALAAAEDIELSPEHWEILELLRRFYDEFQLSPATRPLIKYTALKLGPDKGNSLHLNRLFKGTPAKLAAKLAGLPKPTNCL; this comes from the coding sequence ATGAAATCCCTGACGGTCGGCGCCCGCGCCATTGAACTGGACAAGGACGGTTTCCTGGTCGAACTGAGTGACTGGTCTGCCGAGGTGGCCGCTGCCCTCGCCGCTGCCGAAGACATCGAGTTGAGCCCGGAACACTGGGAGATCCTCGAACTGCTGCGCCGTTTCTACGACGAATTCCAGCTGTCCCCGGCGACCCGCCCGCTGATCAAGTACACCGCGTTGAAACTGGGCCCCGACAAGGGCAACAGCCTGCACCTGAACCGACTGTTCAAAGGCACCCCTGCCAAACTCGCCGCGAAACTGGCGGGCCTGCCCAAACCGACGAATTGCTTATGA
- the cysG gene encoding siroheme synthase CysG, which yields MDYLPLFHNLRGSRVLVVGGGEIALRKSRLLAEAGALLRVVAPEIEPQLRELVVGSGGECLLRGYAETDLDGCGLIIAATDDEPLNAQVSADAHRRCVPVNVVDAPALCSVIFPAIVDRSPLIIAVSSGGDAPVLARLIRAKLETWIPSTYGQLAGLAARFRTQVKGLFPDVQQRRAFWEDVFQGPIADRQLAGQGAEAERLMLAKINGEAPVATGEVYLVGAGPGDPDLLTFRALRLMQQADVVLYDRLVAPAILDLCRRDAERVYVGKRRADHAVPQEQINQHLVDLAKAGKRVVRLKGGDPFIFGRGGEEIEELAAHGIPFQVVPGITAASGCAAYAGIPLTHRDYAQSVRFVTGHLKDGSTDLPWADLVAPAQTLVFYMGLVGLPIICEQLIKHGRAADTPAALIQQGTTVNQRVFTGTLADLPRLVAEHEVHAPTLVIVGEVVQLREKLAWFEGAQAQV from the coding sequence ATGGACTATCTGCCGCTGTTTCATAACCTTCGCGGCAGTCGTGTATTGGTCGTCGGCGGAGGGGAAATTGCCTTGCGCAAATCCCGCCTGCTGGCCGAAGCCGGTGCGCTGCTGCGGGTGGTCGCACCGGAAATCGAACCGCAACTGCGCGAGCTAGTGGTCGGCAGCGGTGGTGAGTGCCTGTTGCGTGGCTACGCCGAAACGGACCTGGACGGTTGCGGGCTGATCATCGCCGCCACCGACGACGAACCGCTGAACGCGCAAGTCTCCGCCGATGCTCATCGGCGTTGCGTGCCAGTCAACGTGGTGGATGCGCCGGCCCTGTGCAGCGTGATCTTCCCGGCGATCGTCGACCGTTCTCCGCTGATCATCGCGGTGTCCAGCGGCGGCGATGCGCCGGTGCTGGCGCGGTTGATTCGCGCCAAGCTGGAAACCTGGATTCCTTCCACCTACGGTCAATTGGCCGGTCTGGCGGCGCGTTTCCGCACTCAGGTCAAAGGCCTGTTTCCGGACGTGCAGCAGCGCCGGGCGTTCTGGGAGGATGTATTCCAGGGCCCGATTGCCGACCGGCAACTGGCCGGGCAGGGCGCCGAGGCCGAGCGCTTGATGTTGGCGAAAATCAATGGCGAAGCGCCTGTCGCTACCGGCGAGGTTTATCTGGTGGGCGCCGGGCCGGGTGATCCGGATCTGTTGACCTTCCGCGCCTTGCGTCTGATGCAGCAAGCCGACGTGGTGCTGTATGACCGTCTGGTGGCGCCGGCAATTCTGGATTTGTGCCGTCGCGATGCCGAGCGGGTCTACGTTGGCAAGCGCCGCGCCGATCACGCCGTGCCTCAGGAACAGATCAACCAGCATCTGGTGGATCTGGCCAAAGCCGGCAAGCGCGTGGTGCGCTTGAAGGGCGGCGATCCGTTTATCTTCGGACGTGGCGGTGAAGAGATCGAAGAACTGGCAGCCCATGGCATCCCGTTCCAGGTTGTTCCGGGCATTACTGCAGCCAGCGGTTGCGCAGCGTATGCCGGGATTCCGCTGACTCACCGCGATTACGCGCAGTCGGTGCGGTTTGTCACCGGGCACCTCAAGGACGGTTCCACCGATTTGCCATGGGCCGACCTGGTCGCACCGGCGCAAACCCTGGTGTTTTACATGGGGTTGGTGGGTTTGCCGATCATCTGTGAGCAGTTGATCAAACACGGTCGCGCGGCCGATACCCCGGCGGCGTTGATCCAGCAGGGCACCACGGTCAATCAGCGAGTGTTTACCGGCACCCTGGCTGACCTTCCCCGGCTGGTGGCGGAGCATGAAGTGCATGCGCCGACGCTGGTGATCGTCGGGGAAGTGGTGCAGTTGCGCGAGAAATTGGCATGGTTTGAAGGGGCTCAGGCGCAGGTCTGA
- the crcB gene encoding fluoride efflux transporter CrcB, with translation MIPLIVAVSVGGVAGTLLRFATGNWINANWPRHFYTATLAVNIVGCLLIGVLYGLFLMRPEVPIEVRAGLMIGFLGGLTTFSSFSLDTVRLLETGQVPLALGYAAISVFGGLLSTWAGLSLTKL, from the coding sequence GTGATTCCATTGATTGTTGCCGTTTCTGTCGGCGGTGTCGCCGGTACGCTATTGCGCTTCGCCACCGGTAACTGGATCAACGCGAATTGGCCGCGGCACTTCTATACCGCGACGCTGGCCGTTAATATCGTGGGCTGTTTGCTGATCGGCGTTTTGTACGGTCTGTTTTTGATGCGCCCGGAAGTACCGATAGAGGTGCGCGCCGGGTTGATGATCGGCTTCCTCGGGGGGCTGACGACTTTTTCATCCTTTTCACTGGATACGGTGCGCCTGCTGGAAACCGGGCAAGTGCCGCTGGCCCTGGGCTATGCGGCCATCAGCGTATTCGGCGGGCTGCTCTCCACCTGGGCTGGCCTGTCCTTGACCAAACTTTGA
- a CDS encoding replication-associated recombination protein A, which produces MDLFRSAPIAQPLAARLRAANLDEYVGQEHLLARGKPLREALEQGALHSMIFWGPPGVGKTTLARLLAEVSDAHFETVSAVLAGVKEIRQAVEVAKQQAGQYGKRTILFVDEVHRFNKSQQDAFLPYVEDGTLIFIGATTENPSFELNNALLSRARVYVLKSLDEAALRKLVHRALTEERGLGKRQLTLSDEGFQMLLSAADGDGRRLLNLLENASDLAEDNSEIGVDLLQSLLGDTRRRFDKGGEAFYDQISALHKSVRGSNPDGALYWFARMIDGGCDPLYLARRVVRMASEDIGNADPRALSLCLAAWEVQERLGSPEGELAVAQAITYLACAPKSNAVYMGFKAAMRSATEHGSLEVPLHLRNAPTKLMKQLGYGDEYRYAHDEPDAYAAGEDYFPNELEPQRFYQPVPRGLELKIGEKLNHLAQLDRLSPRQRRK; this is translated from the coding sequence ATGGACCTGTTTCGCAGCGCCCCGATCGCTCAACCCTTGGCCGCACGCCTGCGCGCGGCCAATCTGGATGAGTACGTCGGTCAGGAACACCTGCTCGCTCGCGGCAAGCCTTTGCGCGAAGCGCTGGAGCAGGGTGCCCTGCATTCGATGATTTTCTGGGGACCGCCGGGGGTGGGTAAAACCACCTTGGCGCGCCTGCTCGCGGAAGTCTCCGATGCGCACTTCGAAACGGTTTCGGCGGTGCTGGCCGGCGTGAAGGAAATCCGCCAGGCGGTGGAAGTCGCCAAGCAGCAGGCCGGGCAATACGGTAAACGCACCATCCTGTTCGTCGACGAAGTGCACCGCTTCAATAAGTCCCAGCAGGATGCGTTCCTGCCGTACGTTGAAGACGGCACGCTGATTTTCATCGGTGCGACCACCGAAAACCCCTCGTTCGAACTCAATAACGCGCTCCTGTCCCGGGCGCGCGTCTATGTGCTCAAAAGCCTCGACGAAGCGGCCCTGCGCAAGCTGGTGCATCGCGCGCTGACCGAAGAGCGTGGGTTGGGCAAGCGGCAACTGACCCTCAGCGATGAAGGCTTCCAGATGCTGTTGTCCGCCGCCGATGGCGATGGCCGGCGTCTGCTCAATCTGCTGGAAAACGCCTCGGATCTGGCCGAAGACAACAGTGAGATCGGCGTTGACCTGCTGCAAAGTCTGCTCGGCGATACCCGTCGACGTTTCGACAAGGGCGGCGAAGCCTTCTACGACCAGATCTCCGCGCTGCATAAGTCGGTGCGCGGCTCCAATCCCGATGGCGCGCTGTATTGGTTCGCGCGGATGATCGATGGCGGTTGCGATCCGTTGTACCTGGCCCGGCGCGTGGTGCGCATGGCCAGCGAAGACATCGGTAATGCCGACCCCCGCGCCCTGAGCCTGTGCCTGGCGGCGTGGGAAGTGCAGGAACGCCTTGGCAGTCCCGAAGGTGAGTTGGCGGTGGCCCAGGCCATTACCTATCTGGCCTGCGCGCCGAAAAGCAATGCGGTGTACATGGGCTTCAAAGCCGCGATGCGCAGCGCCACCGAACACGGTTCGCTCGAAGTGCCGCTGCACCTGCGCAACGCGCCGACCAAATTGATGAAGCAATTGGGCTATGGCGACGAATACCGTTACGCCCACGATGAGCCGGATGCCTACGCCGCCGGCGAAGACTACTTCCCGAACGAGCTCGAACCGCAACGGTTTTATCAACCAGTGCCCCGCGGCCTGGAGCTGAAGATCGGCGAAAAGCTTAATCACCTCGCGCAACTTGATCGTCTAAGCCCACGGCAGCGGAGAAAATAG
- a CDS encoding glycosyl transferase family protein: protein MTDYPALTLETPAEHPFAQFVRILGKGKRGARNLTREEAREAMGLLLDDKVEDTQLGAFLMLLRHKEESAEEMAGFTEALRERLNPPALAVDLDWPTYAGKKRHLPWYLLAAKCLAQNGVRIFMHGGGAHTAGRLYSEQLLETLNIPLCRNWQQVGTALDQGGLAFMPLVDWAPQLQRMIDLRNTLGLRSPIHSLARILNPLGARCGLQSIFHPGYQAVHRDASGLLGDTAIVIKGDGGEIEINPDADSHLYGTTGGESWDEEWPQLSSQRHVKPASLDPEHLKAVWRGDVVDSYPQMALISTMALALRGLGQTREQAFETAQQYWDARNRSI from the coding sequence ATGACCGACTATCCAGCATTGACCCTCGAAACGCCCGCCGAGCACCCGTTCGCCCAGTTCGTGCGGATTCTTGGCAAAGGTAAACGCGGTGCCCGCAACCTGACCCGCGAAGAAGCCCGCGAGGCCATGGGCCTGTTGCTCGACGACAAGGTCGAGGACACCCAGCTGGGCGCGTTCCTGATGCTGTTGCGGCACAAGGAAGAAAGCGCCGAGGAAATGGCCGGCTTCACCGAAGCCTTGCGTGAACGCCTGAATCCTCCGGCGCTGGCGGTCGATCTGGACTGGCCGACGTATGCCGGCAAGAAGCGTCACCTGCCGTGGTACCTGCTGGCGGCCAAGTGCCTGGCGCAGAACGGCGTGCGCATTTTCATGCATGGTGGTGGCGCGCACACGGCCGGTCGGCTGTACAGCGAACAACTGCTCGAGACACTGAACATTCCACTGTGCCGCAACTGGCAGCAGGTCGGTACAGCGCTCGATCAGGGCGGTCTGGCGTTCATGCCATTGGTGGACTGGGCCCCGCAACTTCAGCGGATGATCGACCTGCGCAACACTTTGGGCCTGCGCTCGCCGATCCATTCCCTGGCACGAATTCTCAATCCGCTCGGCGCCCGTTGCGGCCTGCAAAGCATTTTCCACCCTGGCTATCAGGCGGTGCACCGCGATGCCAGCGGTTTGCTGGGCGACACCGCCATCGTCATCAAGGGCGATGGCGGTGAAATCGAGATCAACCCGGACGCCGACAGTCATTTGTATGGCACCACCGGCGGCGAAAGCTGGGATGAAGAATGGCCGCAGTTGTCCAGCCAACGCCACGTCAAACCGGCGAGCCTGGATCCCGAGCACTTGAAAGCGGTGTGGCGTGGCGACGTGGTCGACAGCTACCCGCAAATGGCATTGATCTCGACCATGGCCCTGGCGTTGCGCGGCCTCGGCCAGACCCGCGAGCAAGCGTTCGAAACCGCCCAGCAGTATTGGGATGCAAGGAACCGATCGATTTAA